A genomic segment from Aspergillus puulaauensis MK2 DNA, chromosome 1, nearly complete sequence encodes:
- a CDS encoding putative cytochrome P450 monooxygenase (COG:Q;~EggNog:ENOG410Q2H9;~InterPro:IPR001128,IPR036396;~go_function: GO:0005506 - iron ion binding [Evidence IEA];~go_function: GO:0016705 - oxidoreductase activity, acting on paired donors, with incorporation or reduction of molecular oxygen [Evidence IEA];~go_function: GO:0020037 - heme binding [Evidence IEA];~go_process: GO:0055114 - oxidation-reduction process [Evidence IEA]), with translation MVACVIAAALALVVASLFHLLYNYRRVRYIPGPVFAAFSDLWWVSVQRSSGHGRRLAQWHRKYGKAVRLGPNIISLSDARDIARIYRARVLDELSRNNQGDRPPDQQEPLGQEDPVAEAMRDTVRTIRRHRIIDLSLSLRLFADELRAWFANGAYLSEPNNRRQNQPSSSFFTTVEEMLLRGPVYILKRDRFSCYGLSSDVSAPAYGHYPVPPRDIYKDAGRPDESSVITASVETITATLVSVFTFLLSQPRVLRRLQNEIDNMPRFWDRTTVPHSGDMTGAFYLNAVFKETMRLILLQNHPTGMRIKTGPRDIPLPSTRIPQGTTVIWHPCLILANKSIYGNDPATFRPERWLAVDRRQRAFMEGSLLPFTACTPHCPKLEAAWLQAKKAVVVLLREFDDIHLLQNRDQDVNLEIPNSLESSSMLVECRPRVARGRGYFGELA, from the exons ATGGTCGCGTGCGTAATCGCGGCTGCGCTAGCTTTAGTGGTCGCAAGTCTATTTCATCTACTTTATAACTATCGTCGTGTGAGGTACATTCCAGGACCCGTGTTTGCTGCGTTTTCGGATCTTTGGTGGGTGAGTGTGCAGCGGTCCTCGGGCCACGGTCGACGCCTAGCCCAATGGCATCGGAAGTATGGGAAAGCCGTACGCTTGGGACCGAACATTATTAGCTTGAGCGATGCTCGCGATATTGCAAGAATATATCGGGCACGGGTTCTAGATGAG TTGAGCCGGAATAACCAGGGGGATCGACCGCCCGATCAACAGGAACCACTCGGACAAGAGGACCCTGTCGCAGAAGCCATGCGGGACACTGTTCGGACAATCCGGCGACATCGAATCATCGACCTGAGCCTGTCACTGCGTCTATTCGCAGATGAACTCAGGGCCTGGTTCGCTAATGGTGCCTATCTTTCTGAACCTAATAACAGGCGCCAGAATCAACCCAGTTCTTCATTTTTCACGACAGTAGAAGAAATGTTATTACGAGGTCCTGTTTACATTCTCAAAAGAGATCGATTCTCATGCTATGGTCTCTCGAGCGACGTCTCGGCGCCAGCATACGGGCATTATCCTGTCCCTCCTCGCGACATCTACAAAGACGCTGGCCGCCCTGATGAATCGTCCGTCATAACCGCCAGTGTTGAAACTATAACAGCGACCCTAGTCTCCGTATTCACGTTTCTCCTGAGTCAACCAAGAGTCCTTCGCAGACTGCAGAACGAAATAGACAATATGCCGCGGTTCTGGGACCGAACAACCGTTCCCCACTCGGGGGACATGACAGGAGCCTTTTACCTAAACGCCGTTTTTAAGGAGACAATGAGACTGATCTTACTCCAAAACCACCCTACCGGTATGCGAATCAAAACCGGACCTCGCGATATACCGTTACCGTCCACACGGATACCCCAAGGAACTACGGTGATATGGCACCCGTGCCTTATCTTAGCGAACAAGTCTATATATGGAAACGACCCGGCTACATTCCGCCCTGAGCGTTGGCTTGCTGTGGATCGGCGACAGCGCGCTTTTATGGAAGGATCCCTTTTACCGTTTACGGCTTGTACGCCTCATTGCCCTAAGTTAGAGGCTGCTTGGTTACAAGCGAAGAAGGCGGTTGTTGTGCTGTTGCGGGAGTTTGACGAT ATTCATTTACTCCAGAATAGAGACCAGGACGTGAACTTGGAGATTCCTAATTCCCTCGAGTCGTCCTCCATGTTGGTTGAGTGTCGACCCAGGGTTGCTAGAGGCAGGGGCTACTTTGGAGAGCTGGCGTGA